The Nitrosopumilus cobalaminigenes genome contains a region encoding:
- a CDS encoding DUF427 domain-containing protein, translating into MQAIWNDVVIAESDDTIEVEGNPYFPFDSIKQEYFKKTDLTTFCGWKGMANYYSVEVNGKTNKDCAWYYAEPNDAASKIKGMVAFWNGVKIK; encoded by the coding sequence ATGCAAGCAATATGGAATGATGTGGTAATTGCAGAAAGCGATGATACTATCGAGGTAGAAGGTAATCCTTATTTTCCATTTGATTCAATCAAACAAGAATATTTCAAAAAAACTGACTTGACAACTTTCTGTGGATGGAAAGGAATGGCTAACTATTATTCTGTAGAAGTAAATGGAAAAACAAACAAAGACTGTGCTTGGTATTATGCAGAACCTAATGATGCTGCCTCCAAAATTAAAGGAATGGTGGCATTTTGGAATGGTGTTAAAATCAAATAA
- a CDS encoding UbiX family flavin prenyltransferase has product MKLVIGITGSTGVIYGIRMLETLKKLNIETHLIISEWGEKCISMETKFTPEYVKSLATNTSDEKNMASSVSSGTHRIDGMIVAPCSMKTLAAIANGYDDTLVARAAGVTIKESRKLILMVRETPLSAIHLENMLKLARLGIVILPPVTEFYTKPKSIDDIVNHGVGKCLDQFNIEHDLYPRWGTL; this is encoded by the coding sequence TTGAAACTTGTAATTGGAATTACTGGCAGTACTGGTGTAATCTATGGAATCCGAATGCTTGAAACTTTAAAAAAATTAAACATTGAAACTCATTTGATAATTTCTGAATGGGGTGAAAAATGCATTTCTATGGAAACTAAATTCACTCCTGAATATGTAAAATCTTTAGCAACTAATACTTCTGATGAAAAAAATATGGCATCCAGTGTTTCTAGTGGAACTCATAGGATTGATGGGATGATTGTAGCTCCATGTAGCATGAAGACGTTGGCTGCAATTGCAAATGGCTATGATGATACACTAGTTGCACGAGCTGCAGGTGTAACAATAAAAGAATCTAGAAAATTAATTTTAATGGTGCGCGAAACTCCTCTATCTGCAATCCATTTAGAGAATATGTTAAAACTTGCAAGATTGGGAATTGTAATTTTGCCACCTGTAACTGAATTTTATACCAAACCAAAATCTATTGATGATATTGTAAATCATGGTGTAGGAAAATGTCTAGATCAATTTAACATAGAGCACGATTTATACCCTCGATGGGGTACTCTCTAA
- the tatC gene encoding twin-arginine translocase subunit TatC, with protein MSELEGINQHLEELRKRLVRIVIVIGGIAAFLLMFHAEPIQINQFTLYYPTLEPTHNIAAQITNHMRLNLVPENVDLIQTAPGQAFFAQMYVAALVGVVAGMPVIIKELVGFIKPALKENEINVSRSISLPALGLFIAGCVFSYNFVIPYMLDFLYRYGEGAGLITFLNVMEFVTFVLQFLLAFGFSFQLPLVMYAVSASGMVDVDFWRKNIRYAIVIIVIFGAIITPDGTGVTMMFVAGPMIGLYAAGMLLIERKERKKLNT; from the coding sequence ATGTCCGAATTGGAAGGCATTAATCAGCATCTTGAAGAATTAAGAAAACGTCTAGTTCGAATTGTTATTGTAATCGGTGGGATTGCGGCATTTTTGTTAATGTTTCATGCAGAACCAATACAAATCAATCAATTTACTTTGTATTATCCGACGCTAGAACCAACTCACAACATTGCAGCTCAGATTACAAATCACATGAGATTAAATCTTGTTCCAGAAAATGTAGATTTGATTCAAACAGCACCAGGACAAGCATTTTTTGCTCAAATGTATGTTGCAGCACTTGTAGGAGTTGTTGCAGGAATGCCTGTAATCATCAAAGAGCTTGTAGGATTTATCAAGCCAGCACTGAAAGAAAACGAAATCAACGTTAGTAGAAGTATCTCATTACCTGCTTTAGGATTATTCATTGCAGGTTGTGTATTCTCATATAATTTTGTCATCCCATACATGTTAGATTTTTTGTATAGATATGGAGAAGGGGCAGGACTCATCACTTTCCTAAACGTAATGGAATTTGTAACATTTGTATTACAATTTTTGTTAGCTTTTGGTTTTTCATTTCAACTTCCTCTTGTAATGTATGCAGTGTCTGCATCAGGAATGGTCGATGTAGATTTTTGGAGAAAAAATATCAGATATGCAATAGTAATCATAGTAATTTTTGGTGCAATAATTACTCCGGATGGAACAGGAGTCACAATGATGTTTGTTGCAGGTCCAATGATTGGGTTGTATGCTGCAGGCATGTTATTGATTGAGCGTAAAGAACGAAAAAAGTTGAACACTTAA
- a CDS encoding SRPBCC family protein — MPKFSLEKIVNKDRTSVFDIFSDFENYQKIIPQHYPSIRVRSMRGAVSVVEEHLILGDLELLIMAKHVSQKPIIHEIFVIGGDAKGSKIKQEFIELENATKVLVDVDLKFKGKMKLSMMFGKNNFKHDYDVILDDFVKIAEN; from the coding sequence TTGCCAAAGTTTTCTTTAGAAAAAATAGTTAACAAAGATAGAACCAGTGTTTTTGATATTTTCTCTGATTTTGAAAACTATCAAAAAATAATCCCACAACATTATCCCTCAATTAGAGTTCGCTCAATGCGTGGTGCAGTGTCTGTAGTTGAAGAGCATTTGATTTTGGGGGATTTGGAATTGTTAATCATGGCAAAACACGTTTCTCAAAAACCTATCATACATGAAATTTTTGTTATTGGTGGCGATGCAAAAGGAAGTAAAATAAAGCAAGAATTCATTGAACTTGAAAACGCAACCAAAGTTCTTGTGGATGTTGATTTAAAATTTAAAGGGAAAATGAAATTATCGATGATGTTTGGGAAAAATAATTTCAAACATGATTATGATGTGATATTAGATGATTTTGTAAAAATTGCTGAAAACTAG
- the purC gene encoding phosphoribosylaminoimidazolesuccinocarboxamide synthase — MKFLTSGKVKDLYDVDESSILFKFSNRVSAYDVKFKQDIPRKGEVLCKFAEFWFNELSVPNHFIRRESDTEIVVKKMKMLPIECVVRGYFYGSLVSRWKKGEVSIPEGTDPTLAAKLPEPIFDPTTKSEHDIPINKTKALEMNLVTEEQYNWLEQTSIEIYKKMAKVADDVGFILADLKLEFGLLDGKITLGDSIGPDEYRLWPKDSFEVGKIQEAYDKQLLRDWLTANGYQKQFDDERDAGREPIAPEIPADIISKMTKRYVTAYEKLTGNSL; from the coding sequence TTGAAGTTTCTTACCAGTGGTAAAGTAAAGGATCTTTATGATGTTGATGAATCTAGTATTTTATTCAAATTCTCTAATAGGGTTTCAGCATATGATGTAAAATTCAAACAAGATATTCCACGAAAGGGGGAGGTTCTTTGTAAATTTGCAGAGTTTTGGTTCAATGAATTATCTGTGCCAAATCACTTCATACGACGAGAATCTGATACTGAAATTGTTGTAAAAAAGATGAAAATGCTTCCAATAGAATGTGTGGTTAGAGGCTATTTCTATGGCAGTTTAGTTAGCAGATGGAAGAAAGGTGAGGTGTCGATTCCTGAAGGCACTGACCCTACATTAGCAGCAAAACTACCTGAACCAATATTTGATCCTACCACGAAATCTGAACATGATATCCCAATAAACAAAACAAAAGCATTAGAGATGAATTTGGTAACTGAAGAACAATACAATTGGTTGGAGCAAACATCAATTGAAATTTACAAAAAGATGGCTAAAGTTGCAGATGATGTGGGATTTATCTTGGCTGATTTGAAATTAGAATTTGGCTTACTTGATGGAAAAATTACCTTGGGTGATTCCATAGGTCCTGACGAATACCGTTTATGGCCAAAAGATTCCTTTGAGGTTGGAAAAATCCAAGAGGCTTACGACAAACAACTCTTACGTGATTGGCTGACAGCAAATGGATATCAAAAACAATTTGATGATGAACGTGATGCAGGACGAGAACCTATAGCACCTGAAATTCCTGCAGACATCATTTCAAAAATGACCAAACGATATGTTACTGCATATGAAAAACTAACTGGTAATTCTCTGTAA
- the purQ gene encoding phosphoribosylformylglycinamidine synthase subunit PurQ, whose translation MKVGVVVFPGSNCDRDMYHVLTDVFHLNAEYYWHEKGLPENIDAVILPGGFSYGDRLRAGVIAAHSPIIKDVQKIAEKGIPVLGVCNGFQILVESGLLPGVLLKNESLNFMCEWTNLIVENNKTPFTNQFQLNEKIPIPIANGEGRYYVDDETMKKLKEKNQIVFRYSEVVNGSTNRIAGVCNEDGNVVGMMPHPERAVESDINPIDNKPSSLIFESLLTQMGVAK comes from the coding sequence GTGAAAGTTGGAGTTGTAGTTTTTCCAGGTAGTAACTGTGATCGCGATATGTATCATGTGTTGACTGATGTTTTTCATCTTAATGCTGAATATTATTGGCATGAAAAAGGATTGCCTGAAAATATTGATGCCGTAATTCTTCCTGGTGGTTTCTCATATGGTGACAGACTGCGAGCAGGTGTGATTGCAGCACATAGTCCAATAATCAAAGATGTTCAGAAAATAGCTGAAAAAGGAATTCCTGTCTTGGGTGTATGTAATGGATTTCAAATTCTAGTCGAATCAGGATTACTTCCTGGAGTTTTGCTCAAAAATGAATCTCTAAATTTTATGTGTGAATGGACTAATCTTATTGTTGAAAATAACAAGACTCCGTTTACAAATCAATTCCAATTAAATGAAAAAATTCCTATCCCGATTGCAAATGGTGAAGGGCGCTACTATGTTGATGATGAAACTATGAAAAAATTAAAAGAAAAAAACCAAATTGTTTTTAGATATTCTGAAGTTGTAAACGGTTCTACAAATAGAATTGCAGGCGTATGTAATGAGGATGGGAATGTTGTAGGTATGATGCCTCATCCTGAAAGAGCAGTTGAATCTGATATTAATCCAATTGATAACAAACCTTCTTCTCTAATTTTTGAATCACTATTAACGCAAATGGGTGTCGCCAAATGA
- the purS gene encoding phosphoribosylformylglycinamidine synthase subunit PurS, giving the protein MTTYNVHVTIENKPGISDPEGETILNDLVLKGTHKSVSKIKTAKMLKFTIDESDKETAQSKVQEICDDLRIYNPMVSKVTVDVFEN; this is encoded by the coding sequence ATGACAACTTACAATGTTCATGTAACAATTGAAAACAAGCCTGGAATCAGTGATCCTGAAGGAGAAACAATTCTAAATGACTTAGTCCTTAAAGGAACTCACAAGAGCGTTTCAAAAATTAAAACAGCAAAGATGCTAAAATTCACTATCGATGAAAGCGATAAAGAAACTGCTCAGTCTAAAGTTCAAGAAATTTGTGATGATTTGAGAATTTACAATCCTATGGTGAGTAAAGTAACTGTTGATGTTTTTGAAAATTAA
- a CDS encoding Sec-independent protein translocase subunit TatA/TatB, giving the protein MLGSTEIIVLVVVIGVLIFGAKKIPELAKTFGKAKGEFEKGKIEADKDLKEFKDEIDGTSKDKEIKSD; this is encoded by the coding sequence ATGCTAGGAAGTACTGAGATCATCGTATTAGTAGTAGTGATTGGTGTATTGATTTTTGGTGCAAAGAAAATTCCAGAACTTGCAAAAACATTTGGTAAAGCCAAAGGAGAATTTGAGAAAGGAAAAATCGAGGCAGACAAAGATCTCAAAGAATTCAAAGATGAAATTGACGGTACATCTAAGGATAAAGAGATTAAATCTGACTAG
- a CDS encoding winged helix-turn-helix domain-containing protein: MSTLLEKQIKVNRIVTTSIGHARAIEDPARAKIVEILYHQALSADQISTALKKTGYKKALTTVRHHLEILKESGLIEIARIEESRGAITKFYSTSTKLLDFQTPEDFDSTYSKIINNTSTKIEKILKGLTPKTTKSKGKKSEEYSQYLVMEIMNRAMTNVLEKSSKK, translated from the coding sequence ATGTCTACGTTACTAGAAAAGCAAATCAAAGTTAATCGTATTGTTACGACAAGTATTGGACACGCACGTGCAATTGAAGACCCTGCACGAGCAAAAATTGTTGAAATTCTATATCATCAAGCATTATCAGCTGATCAGATTTCCACTGCTCTAAAAAAGACTGGATACAAAAAAGCACTAACTACTGTCCGTCATCATTTAGAAATCCTAAAAGAATCTGGATTGATTGAAATTGCCAGAATTGAAGAATCTCGTGGAGCCATCACAAAATTCTACAGCACATCTACAAAATTGTTGGATTTTCAGACTCCTGAAGATTTTGATTCTACATATTCCAAAATCATCAACAACACATCCACTAAAATTGAAAAAATCCTCAAAGGATTAACGCCAAAAACTACAAAATCAAAGGGCAAAAAATCAGAAGAGTATTCTCAATATCTTGTAATGGAGATAATGAATAGGGCAATGACTAATGTTCTTGAAAAATCATCCAAAAAGTGA
- a CDS encoding amidophosphoribosyltransferase, translated as MDLPKVKENCGVVGIYSLSGKNVVPMVFDALRALQHRGQEAWGFAVPNKPPFKKVGLVSHSSSEFKKIAKEYESSCVIGHVRYSTMGTSTLDNAQPLKVKDLCIAHNGTIANAQELSNLVGGCSFTPQNASDTLVAAERLVSLISENGEMGKALSILKNEMVGSYCFTFISDDNSVYAARDPKGFRPMVLGHKESDDTYIVTSESAAVTAVGAELQRDVVPGELIKLSKTGLETEKFSTDDSRAHCSFEFTYFAHPSSKMEGKNIYVSRKRIGQFMAKKFPINDADLVIPVPDSARPAALGYAQELGVSFDEGLLKDRYSKKGPLRSFIEPHQSDRVEINRWIIPISEIIKDQHVVVIDDSLVRGTSSKAIIKALRRAGAKKISMLITYPQINYPCYAGIDFPSQEELATYTDGKTMTSDEITEMVRQSIGVDFLGYNDAENLANAVGIPKDSMCFTCSSGNYDSLGIKPDFTKREQVKAKI; from the coding sequence ATAGATTTGCCTAAAGTCAAGGAAAACTGTGGTGTAGTTGGAATTTACAGTTTGTCTGGAAAGAATGTAGTTCCTATGGTCTTTGATGCTTTACGTGCTTTACAGCACAGAGGACAAGAAGCCTGGGGTTTTGCCGTCCCAAACAAACCTCCATTTAAAAAAGTTGGACTAGTTTCACATTCTTCATCTGAATTTAAAAAAATTGCAAAAGAGTATGAATCCTCATGTGTCATAGGTCATGTCCGATATTCTACAATGGGTACTAGCACATTGGATAATGCCCAACCCTTGAAAGTAAAAGACCTCTGTATTGCACACAATGGTACCATTGCAAATGCCCAAGAATTATCTAATTTGGTTGGAGGTTGTTCATTTACTCCTCAAAATGCAAGTGATACTTTGGTTGCAGCTGAACGTCTTGTTTCGCTAATTTCTGAAAATGGTGAAATGGGAAAAGCACTTTCTATCCTCAAAAATGAGATGGTTGGGTCTTATTGTTTCACATTTATCTCTGATGATAATTCTGTTTATGCAGCACGTGATCCTAAGGGATTTCGTCCAATGGTTTTAGGACATAAGGAATCTGATGATACATACATTGTAACATCCGAATCTGCAGCAGTTACTGCAGTTGGTGCTGAACTTCAAAGAGATGTAGTTCCAGGTGAATTAATCAAACTAAGTAAAACTGGTTTGGAAACTGAAAAGTTTTCAACTGATGATTCTCGTGCACACTGTTCTTTTGAATTCACTTACTTTGCACATCCTTCAAGTAAAATGGAGGGAAAAAATATCTACGTTTCAAGAAAAAGAATTGGCCAATTTATGGCAAAGAAATTCCCAATCAATGATGCCGATTTAGTAATACCTGTTCCTGATTCGGCAAGACCTGCTGCATTAGGATATGCTCAGGAACTTGGCGTATCTTTTGATGAGGGTTTACTAAAAGACAGATACAGCAAGAAAGGTCCACTGCGAAGTTTCATTGAGCCTCACCAAAGTGACAGGGTTGAAATTAATCGTTGGATTATCCCAATTAGCGAAATAATCAAAGACCAACATGTAGTTGTAATTGATGATAGTCTAGTTAGAGGTACGAGCTCCAAGGCAATTATCAAGGCTCTTCGTCGTGCCGGTGCTAAAAAAATTAGCATGTTGATAACATATCCTCAAATTAATTATCCTTGTTATGCTGGAATTGATTTCCCTTCTCAAGAAGAACTTGCCACATACACTGATGGAAAAACTATGACTAGTGATGAGATTACTGAGATGGTCAGACAAAGTATAGGTGTTGACTTTTTGGGCTATAATGACGCTGAAAATCTAGCTAATGCTGTAGGAATTCCAAAAGATTCCATGTGTTTCACATGTTCTTCAGGAAATTATGATTCCTTGGGAATAAAACCTGATTTTACAAAACGTGAACAAGTAAAGGCAAAAATCTAA
- the purL gene encoding phosphoribosylformylglycinamidine synthase subunit PurL, giving the protein MSLEDQELSELKSKIGRDPTSTELQIVAAEWSEHCSYKSSKKHLKMLPMDGPLVINEKGYDSGVLDVGDGYVVTAHIESHNHPSAVEPYGGAATGVGGVIRDILSAGTRPIAIFDGLRFGNIETDLQARWLFKNAVTGIADYGNCLGIPTIGGEVEFDECYENYAMVDVAALGFGKKENLIKNHVEKDDIVVLMGGSTGRDGIGGSQFASDSLESEDRSAVQIPDPFIEKLIIEAVLQARNDGLIHAMKDLGGGGLSCAVSETADAMEVGIEMDVDKVHTRESDMHPDEIMVSESQERMLIVTSKEKLSKLQEICDKFRIGCSVIGHVKFDNNVHIKKGENTVANLPADVVANATLLDLPSKEPAYLKTIETEKKFESISNYSETLMNLLSSPNIASKIWVYGQYDHEVGIRTVVKPGSDASVLRLDNGKYLSAKIDGNPKQCYINPREGAIGCFEEACRNVVCTGAKPIGMLDHLQFGNPNDPEIFWTFLESLKGLTDFAKFFKIPCVGGKVSLYNETPKGSIKPTPVIGVIGLIDKKPSVPQRVSQDDCLLIIGDTKDELGGSEYFEYVHKFVGGKCPTVNFEDSKKNMESVLDIIDKNLIKSAHDCSKGGLAIAASEICMTNQIGCQVSLDKVPGEKLDVDRILFSESHSRYLISFEKKNLSELESVLKTHKVSFRQIGQFGGEKIQFNNASESIINVDVESSHKIWLHSLPNLVLHGKKTL; this is encoded by the coding sequence ATGAGTCTGGAAGATCAAGAACTCTCTGAGCTCAAATCAAAAATTGGCAGAGACCCCACTTCAACTGAATTACAAATTGTAGCTGCTGAGTGGTCTGAGCATTGCTCTTACAAATCATCAAAAAAACATTTGAAAATGTTGCCAATGGATGGTCCTCTTGTAATTAATGAGAAAGGATATGATTCAGGCGTTTTGGATGTTGGTGATGGATATGTGGTCACTGCTCACATTGAAAGTCATAACCATCCTTCTGCAGTAGAACCATACGGTGGTGCAGCAACTGGTGTTGGTGGAGTAATTCGTGATATTTTATCTGCAGGAACTAGACCTATTGCAATTTTTGATGGATTAAGATTTGGAAATATTGAAACTGATTTGCAAGCTAGATGGCTTTTCAAAAATGCAGTTACTGGAATTGCTGATTATGGAAATTGTTTAGGAATTCCAACAATTGGCGGTGAAGTGGAATTTGATGAATGCTATGAAAACTATGCAATGGTTGATGTTGCTGCATTAGGTTTTGGTAAAAAAGAAAATTTGATTAAAAATCATGTTGAAAAAGACGACATTGTTGTATTGATGGGAGGCTCTACTGGTAGAGATGGCATTGGTGGCTCTCAATTTGCATCTGATTCTTTAGAATCTGAAGACCGTTCTGCTGTTCAAATTCCTGACCCTTTCATTGAGAAATTAATCATAGAGGCCGTTTTGCAGGCTCGAAATGATGGTCTTATTCATGCAATGAAAGATCTTGGTGGTGGTGGCTTATCTTGTGCCGTTTCTGAAACTGCTGATGCCATGGAAGTTGGAATTGAGATGGATGTTGACAAAGTTCACACCCGAGAGTCTGACATGCACCCTGATGAAATTATGGTTTCTGAATCCCAAGAAAGAATGTTAATTGTTACCAGTAAAGAGAAACTTTCAAAATTACAAGAAATCTGTGATAAATTTCGTATTGGTTGCTCTGTAATTGGCCATGTGAAATTTGACAATAACGTCCACATCAAAAAAGGTGAAAACACTGTTGCGAATTTACCTGCTGATGTTGTAGCAAATGCAACACTGCTTGATTTACCTTCAAAGGAACCTGCTTATTTGAAAACTATAGAAACTGAAAAGAAATTTGAATCCATTTCTAATTACTCTGAAACTTTGATGAATTTACTTTCGTCTCCAAACATTGCAAGTAAGATTTGGGTTTATGGACAATATGATCATGAGGTTGGAATTAGAACTGTAGTAAAACCTGGATCTGATGCATCTGTACTTCGATTAGATAATGGGAAATATCTTTCAGCAAAAATTGATGGCAACCCCAAACAATGTTACATTAATCCACGTGAAGGTGCAATTGGATGCTTTGAGGAAGCATGTCGAAATGTTGTTTGCACTGGAGCAAAACCCATTGGAATGCTTGATCATCTTCAATTTGGCAATCCTAATGATCCTGAAATTTTCTGGACATTTTTGGAATCCTTAAAGGGGTTGACTGATTTTGCAAAATTCTTTAAAATTCCATGTGTTGGCGGAAAGGTCAGTTTGTACAATGAGACTCCAAAGGGCTCGATAAAACCAACTCCCGTTATTGGCGTTATTGGACTAATTGACAAGAAACCATCAGTACCTCAAAGGGTTTCTCAAGATGACTGTCTTCTAATTATTGGTGATACCAAAGATGAGCTTGGTGGCTCTGAATACTTTGAATATGTGCACAAATTTGTGGGTGGAAAATGCCCTACAGTTAACTTTGAGGATTCAAAAAAGAATATGGAATCTGTTCTTGACATAATTGACAAAAATCTCATAAAATCTGCTCACGATTGCTCCAAAGGCGGATTGGCAATTGCTGCATCTGAGATTTGTATGACTAATCAAATTGGTTGTCAGGTATCCTTGGATAAAGTTCCTGGAGAAAAATTGGACGTTGATAGAATTTTGTTTTCTGAAAGTCATTCTAGATATCTGATATCTTTTGAGAAGAAAAATCTCTCAGAACTTGAGAGTGTTCTCAAAACCCACAAAGTTTCTTTTAGACAAATTGGTCAGTTTGGAGGTGAGAAAATTCAATTTAACAATGCTTCAGAATCTATCATCAATGTAGATGTTGAGTCCTCTCACAAAATATGGTTGCATTCCCTTCCTAATTTGGTTCTTCATGGTAAGAAAACTCTTTGA
- a CDS encoding PPOX class F420-dependent oxidoreductase — protein MDDKAIKLFSEKNLVFIATVMKDGSPQVSPVWANYEDGYVLVNTAEGRIKHKNVLRDPRVAVSVVSKDNPLDMTTIRGTVEELIPDNEYKHADKLTQQYMGREHYPFKRDDEKRVVLKIKPNKVFVLPELKMSE, from the coding sequence ATGGATGATAAGGCAATCAAACTATTTTCAGAGAAAAATCTTGTGTTCATTGCAACTGTAATGAAAGATGGTTCTCCTCAAGTCTCCCCCGTATGGGCAAATTATGAAGATGGCTATGTTTTGGTAAATACAGCTGAAGGGAGAATTAAACACAAAAATGTTTTACGAGATCCTAGAGTTGCAGTTTCAGTTGTCTCAAAAGATAATCCTCTTGACATGACAACAATTCGTGGTACTGTTGAAGAATTGATTCCAGACAATGAATACAAACATGCAGACAAACTTACACAACAGTACATGGGTCGTGAACATTATCCGTTCAAACGTGATGATGAAAAAAGAGTTGTTCTAAAAATAAAACCAAACAAAGTTTTTGTTTTGCCTGAACTAAAGATGTCAGAGTAA
- a CDS encoding DUF4352 domain-containing protein: protein MANMGVVIVIGAIIASMVLANYMYTQYTTNYIESESGEIITVGPVEYVITFEGTHQGTKEIVPENTFVMIGITAKNISDEKTMLTGGQFYIVDEKEQKHEAVFGEGEFDAKDLYIEWLEPNKPIERTTQFDIPFDEEKQYKIIIRPQKEQSTVDTAVVCITNC, encoded by the coding sequence ATGGCAAATATGGGAGTTGTAATTGTAATTGGTGCAATTATAGCTTCAATGGTACTTGCAAATTACATGTATACGCAATATACTACAAATTATATCGAATCAGAATCTGGCGAGATAATTACAGTGGGTCCAGTGGAATATGTGATAACATTTGAAGGAACACACCAAGGAACCAAAGAAATTGTACCTGAAAACACATTTGTTATGATTGGAATTACTGCAAAAAATATCAGTGATGAAAAAACGATGCTTACAGGAGGGCAATTCTACATTGTTGATGAAAAAGAGCAAAAACATGAAGCTGTCTTTGGCGAGGGTGAATTTGATGCTAAAGACTTGTACATAGAATGGTTAGAACCAAACAAGCCAATTGAAAGAACCACACAATTTGACATTCCATTTGACGAGGAAAAACAATACAAAATAATTATTCGTCCACAAAAAGAACAATCAACTGTTGATACAGCTGTTGTTTGTATTACAAATTGCTGA
- a CDS encoding dihydrofolate reductase family protein — MTKVLLYIATSLDGYIARENGDIDWLPESSESSYDVFYKSIDTVMLGKTTYDQVLTFGEYPYKDKKSFVFSRTSMNNDNHVEFVSDIEKFVKDGFPGAGKNIWLVGGAKIIASFLKIGFVDEIITTVIPVLLGKGISLFQSIENETKLELVKTEKYGQLVDLHYKVLN; from the coding sequence ATGACAAAGGTTCTGCTTTACATTGCAACAAGCTTGGATGGATACATTGCAAGAGAAAATGGTGACATTGATTGGTTGCCAGAATCTTCTGAATCAAGTTATGACGTATTTTACAAGTCTATTGATACTGTCATGCTAGGCAAAACTACGTATGATCAAGTGTTAACATTTGGAGAATATCCATACAAGGATAAGAAATCATTTGTTTTTAGTAGAACTAGTATGAATAACGATAACCATGTGGAATTTGTATCTGATATTGAAAAATTCGTTAAAGATGGTTTTCCCGGAGCAGGAAAAAATATCTGGCTTGTTGGAGGAGCCAAAATTATTGCGTCGTTTCTTAAGATAGGGTTTGTAGATGAAATAATCACAACTGTTATTCCTGTTCTTTTAGGAAAAGGAATTTCACTATTCCAGAGTATTGAAAATGAAACAAAGCTTGAACTTGTTAAAACAGAAAAGTATGGTCAATTAGTCGATTTACATTACAAGGTTCTAAACTAA